The following are from one region of the Staphylococcus argenteus genome:
- a CDS encoding deoxyribonuclease IV produces MLIGSHVSMSGKKMLEGSALEAHDYGETTFMIYTGAPQNTRRKSIEDLNITKGHEVMEKYGLSNIVVHAPYIINIANTTKPETFNLGVDFLQQEIERTQAIGAKDIVLHPGAHVGAGVDAGINKIIEGLNEVLTNDNNVRIALEIMAGKGTEIGRSFEELARIIDGVHNNERLSVCFDTCHTHDAGYNIKEDFDGVLNEFDKIIGVDRIKVVHVNDSKNERGAQKDRHENIGFGYIGFDALNYIVHHDSFKDVPKILETPYVGEDKKNKKPPYKLEIEMLKQQQFDPELKNKVMEL; encoded by the coding sequence ATGTTAATAGGATCACATGTTTCAATGAGTGGTAAAAAGATGTTAGAAGGTTCTGCATTAGAAGCGCATGATTATGGGGAAACAACATTTATGATATATACAGGTGCGCCACAAAATACGCGCCGTAAAAGTATTGAAGATTTAAATATTACTAAAGGTCATGAAGTAATGGAGAAATATGGTTTGTCTAATATTGTTGTTCATGCACCCTACATCATTAATATTGCAAATACAACTAAACCTGAAACATTTAATCTTGGTGTGGATTTCTTACAACAAGAAATTGAAAGAACACAAGCGATAGGTGCAAAAGATATTGTGTTACATCCAGGTGCACATGTTGGTGCTGGTGTAGATGCTGGAATTAACAAAATAATCGAAGGATTAAATGAAGTATTAACAAATGACAATAATGTTCGTATCGCACTTGAAATAATGGCGGGTAAAGGGACAGAGATAGGTCGTTCATTTGAAGAATTAGCACGAATCATTGATGGTGTACATAACAACGAACGATTATCAGTATGTTTTGATACATGTCATACACATGATGCTGGTTATAACATCAAAGAAGATTTTGATGGGGTATTAAACGAATTTGATAAAATCATTGGTGTCGATAGAATTAAAGTTGTACACGTAAATGATTCTAAAAATGAGCGTGGTGCTCAAAAAGACCGACATGAAAATATTGGTTTCGGATATATTGGTTTTGATGCATTAAATTATATCGTCCATCACGACAGTTTTAAAGATGTACCAAAAATTTTAGAAACGCCTTATGTTGGTGAAGATAAGAAAAATAAAAAACCCCCTTATAAATTAGAAATCGAAATGTTAAAACAACAACAATTTGATCCAGAACTTAAAAATAAAGTAATGGAACTATAA
- a CDS encoding DEAD/DEAH box helicase, producing MAKHPFEQFNLESSLIDAVKDLNFEKPTEIQNRIIPRILKRTNLIGQSQTGTGKSHAFLLPLMQLIDSEIKEPQAIVVAPTRELAQQLYDAANHLSQFKSGVSVKLFIGGTDIEKDKQRCSTQPQLIIGTPTRINDLAKTGHLHVHLASYLVIDEADLMIDLGLIEDVDYIAARLEDNANIAVFSATIPQQLQPFLNKYLSHPEFVAVDSKKQNKKNIEFFLIPTKGAAKVEKTLNLIDILNPYLCIIFCNSRDNANDLARSLNEAGIKVGMIHGGLTPRERKQQMKRIRNLEFQFVIASDLASRGIDIEGVSHVINFDVPNDIDFFTHRVGRTGRGNYKGVAITLYSPDEESNISLIEDRGFVFNTVDIKDGELKETKAHNQRQARMRKDDHLTNQVKNKVRSKIKNKVKPGYKKKFKQEVEKMKRQERKQFSKQQSRQKRKQNKKG from the coding sequence ATGGCAAAACATCCATTCGAACAATTTAATCTAGAATCTAGTTTAATTGACGCTGTGAAAGACCTTAATTTTGAAAAGCCAACTGAAATTCAGAATCGAATTATTCCAAGAATATTAAAGAGAACTAATTTAATTGGTCAATCTCAAACAGGTACAGGGAAATCTCATGCATTTTTGTTACCATTAATGCAATTAATTGATAGCGAGATTAAAGAACCACAAGCAATAGTAGTTGCACCAACAAGAGAGCTTGCACAACAACTATACGATGCTGCGAATCATTTAAGCCAATTTAAAAGTGGTGTATCAGTAAAATTATTCATTGGTGGTACAGATATCGAAAAAGATAAACAACGTTGTAGCACACAGCCACAATTAATTATAGGTACACCAACAAGAATTAATGACTTAGCAAAAACGGGACATTTGCATGTTCACTTAGCATCATATTTAGTTATTGATGAAGCTGATCTTATGATCGACTTAGGATTAATAGAAGATGTTGACTATATTGCTGCAAGACTTGAAGATAATGCAAATATCGCAGTATTTAGTGCGACAATTCCACAACAACTACAACCATTTTTAAATAAATATTTAAGTCATCCAGAATTTGTAGCTGTTGACAGTAAAAAGCAAAATAAAAAGAATATTGAATTCTTTTTAATTCCAACAAAAGGTGCTGCAAAAGTTGAAAAAACTTTAAATTTAATTGATATATTAAATCCTTACTTATGTATTATTTTCTGTAATAGCAGAGATAATGCTAATGATTTAGCGCGTTCTTTAAATGAAGCAGGTATTAAAGTTGGTATGATTCACGGTGGTTTAACACCACGTGAGCGTAAACAGCAAATGAAACGTATTCGTAATTTAGAATTCCAATTTGTTATTGCGAGTGATTTAGCATCAAGAGGTATTGATATTGAAGGAGTTAGTCATGTAATTAATTTCGACGTACCAAATGATATTGACTTCTTCACGCACAGAGTAGGCAGAACTGGTCGTGGTAACTATAAAGGTGTAGCAATCACACTATATAGTCCAGACGAAGAGTCTAATATTTCATTAATAGAAGATCGTGGTTTTGTTTTCAATACTGTTGATATTAAAGATGGAGAATTAAAAGAAACTAAAGCACATAACCAACGTCAAGCTAGAATGCGCAAAGATGACCATTTAACAAATCAAGTAAAAAATAAAGTAAGAAGTAAAATTAAAAACAAAGTTAAACCTGGATATAAAAAGAAATTTAAGCAAGAAGTAGAAAAAATGAAGCGTCAAGAACGTAAACAATTTAGTAAACAACAGAGCAGACAAAAGCGTAAACAAAACAAAAAAGGTTAG
- a CDS encoding metal ABC transporter ATP-binding protein, with product MRGENTMTPVFELKNVNYNYDHKKVLENINIKINKGEFLAIVGPNGAGKSTLLKLILGLLPLQSGEIFVEGENFKNKKTSIKLSYVSQKANAFNSGFPASVKEVVLSGLTKTKRLFQTFNNDDNKKVIKVLERLNIADLIHKNIAELSGGQQQRVLIARALISEPAVLVLDEPTNGIDAKHVNEFYNTLDQLKQEGITIILVTHDIGVVADTATEVACLNKHLHFHGTTDEFKSLDEVEISKIYGHPVRFVDHQHNRECCN from the coding sequence ATGCGAGGTGAGAATACGATGACACCAGTCTTTGAATTGAAAAATGTCAATTATAATTATGATCATAAAAAGGTGTTAGAAAATATTAACATCAAAATAAATAAGGGTGAATTTTTAGCAATAGTTGGACCTAATGGTGCTGGTAAATCGACCTTGCTAAAATTGATATTAGGTTTGCTACCTCTACAAAGTGGTGAAATATTTGTGGAAGGTGAAAATTTTAAAAATAAAAAAACATCTATTAAATTAAGTTATGTTTCACAAAAAGCGAATGCATTTAATTCTGGGTTTCCAGCTAGTGTTAAAGAAGTTGTTTTAAGTGGATTAACTAAAACAAAAAGACTATTTCAAACATTTAATAATGATGATAATAAAAAGGTAATAAAAGTTCTTGAGAGACTAAACATTGCTGATTTGATTCATAAAAACATTGCAGAATTATCTGGAGGGCAACAACAACGTGTGTTGATTGCACGTGCATTAATTTCTGAGCCTGCAGTACTTGTTCTAGATGAACCAACGAATGGTATTGATGCAAAACATGTAAATGAATTTTATAATACCTTAGATCAATTAAAACAAGAAGGAATTACAATTATCTTAGTTACACATGATATTGGAGTGGTAGCAGATACAGCAACAGAAGTTGCATGTTTAAACAAGCATTTACATTTTCATGGTACAACAGATGAATTTAAATCACTTGATGAAGTAGAAATTTCAAAAATTTATGGACATCCTGTACGTTTTGTCGATCATCAACATAATCGAGAATGTTGTAATTAA
- the rpoD gene encoding RNA polymerase sigma factor RpoD: MSDNTVKIKKQTIDPTLTLEDVKKQLIEKGKKEGHLSHEEIAEKLQNFDIDSDQMDDFFDQLNDNDISLVNEKDSSDTDEKLNPSDLSAPPGVTINDPVRMYLKEIGRVNLLSAQEEIELAKRIEQGDEVAKSRLAEANLRLVVSIAKRYVGRGMLFLDLIQEGNMGLIKAVEKFDFNKGFKFSTYATWWIRQAITRAIADQARTIRIPVHMVETINKLIRVQRQLLQDLGRDPAPEEIGEEMDLPAEKVREILKIAQEPVSLETPIGEEDDSHLGDFIEDQEAQSPSDHAAYELLKEQLEDVLDTLTDREENVLRLRFGLDDGRTRTLEEVGKVFGVTRERIRQIEAKALRKLRHPSRSKRLKDFMD, translated from the coding sequence ATGTCTGATAACACAGTTAAAATTAAAAAACAAACAATTGATCCGACATTAACATTAGAAGATGTTAAGAAGCAATTAATTGAAAAAGGTAAAAAAGAGGGTCATTTAAGCCATGAAGAAATCGCTGAAAAACTTCAGAATTTCGATATAGACTCAGATCAAATGGATGATTTCTTTGATCAATTAAATGATAATGATATTTCATTAGTGAATGAAAAAGATAGTTCAGATACTGACGAGAAACTTAATCCAAGTGATCTTAGTGCCCCTCCAGGTGTTACAATAAATGACCCAGTTCGTATGTATCTTAAAGAAATTGGTCGTGTAAACTTATTAAGTGCACAAGAAGAAATTGAATTAGCTAAGCGTATTGAACAAGGTGATGAAGTAGCAAAATCACGACTTGCAGAAGCTAACTTAAGATTAGTTGTAAGTATTGCTAAAAGATATGTAGGTCGCGGTATGTTATTCCTTGATTTAATTCAAGAAGGGAATATGGGACTTATTAAAGCGGTTGAAAAATTTGACTTTAATAAAGGTTTTAAGTTCTCAACTTATGCAACATGGTGGATTCGACAAGCTATCACTCGTGCAATTGCTGACCAAGCACGTACAATTCGTATCCCGGTGCATATGGTCGAAACAATTAACAAATTGATTCGTGTACAACGTCAACTTTTACAAGATTTAGGCCGTGATCCAGCGCCTGAAGAAATTGGTGAAGAAATGGACTTGCCAGCGGAAAAAGTTCGTGAAATTTTAAAAATTGCTCAAGAGCCAGTTTCTCTAGAAACACCAATTGGTGAAGAAGATGATAGTCATTTAGGCGACTTTATTGAAGACCAAGAAGCGCAAAGCCCATCAGACCATGCTGCATATGAATTGTTAAAAGAACAATTAGAAGATGTGCTTGATACATTAACAGATAGAGAAGAAAATGTATTACGTCTAAGATTTGGTCTAGATGATGGTAGAACAAGAACACTTGAAGAAGTAGGGAAAGTTTTCGGTGTAACACGTGAACGTATCCGTCAAATTGAAGCAAAAGCACTTAGAAAATTAAGACATCCAAGTCGTAGTAAACGTTTGAAAGACTTTATGGATTAA
- a CDS encoding tRNA (adenine(22)-N(1))-methyltransferase TrmK, with the protein MISLNDRLTAVSKFLKQGTIVDIGSDHAYLPIFAIQNHLCESGVAGEVIKGPFQAAVKNVAANQLADKINVRLGDGLSVIHSEDIVDNITICGMGGPLIAKILTEGHQKLSQHPRLILQSNIQTENLRNTLQQLKYEIIDEIIMEEKGHIYEIVVAEYNEQLNELSTNELKFGPKLLVEKNEYFIKKWQRELEALYQIKSKLNKEQHHARLAQITEEIAVIERVL; encoded by the coding sequence ATGATTTCGTTAAATGACCGATTGACCGCAGTAAGTAAATTTTTAAAACAAGGTACAATTGTTGATATAGGTTCTGATCATGCATATTTACCGATTTTTGCAATTCAAAATCATTTATGTGAAAGTGGTGTTGCTGGAGAAGTAATCAAGGGACCTTTTCAAGCAGCAGTTAAAAATGTAGCTGCAAATCAACTAGCTGATAAAATTAATGTTCGTTTAGGTGATGGACTAAGTGTCATTCATTCTGAAGATATAGTTGATAATATTACAATTTGTGGAATGGGCGGCCCTCTAATTGCTAAAATATTAACGGAAGGTCACCAAAAATTAAGTCAACATCCAAGATTGATTTTACAAAGTAATATTCAAACAGAAAATTTACGAAATACATTACAACAATTGAAATATGAAATTATAGATGAAATAATTATGGAAGAAAAAGGGCATATTTATGAAATTGTTGTAGCTGAATATAATGAACAATTAAATGAATTATCAACTAATGAATTAAAATTTGGACCTAAGTTACTAGTTGAAAAGAATGAGTATTTTATAAAAAAATGGCAAAGAGAGCTAGAGGCATTATATCAAATTAAATCAAAATTAAATAAAGAGCAACATCATGCACGATTAGCTCAAATTACTGAAGAAATTGCTGTAATTGAAAGGGTGTTATAG
- a CDS encoding Nif3-like dinuclear metal center hexameric protein, giving the protein MKIADLMALLDNHVPFATAESWDNVGLLIGDSDAEVTGILTALDCTLEVVNEAIDKGHNTIISHHPLIFKGLTTVKAEGYGLIIRKLIQHDINLIAMHTNLDVNPNGVNVMLAKAIGLKHINVINKQQENYYKVQTYIPKENVRNFKDKLSENGLAQEGNYEYCFFESEGQGQFKPVGEANPTIGELNNIEYVDEIKVEFMISGNQKLLTENLIKQHHPYETPVYDFIEMTQSSQFGLGIIAELENEMTIANFAAEVKLKLNIPSVRFVGLPNQKIKRIAIIGGSGIGYEYQAAQQGADIFVTGDIKHHDALDAKIQGVNLLDINHYSEYVMKEGLKVLLLKWLPAANVDINIEASTINTDPFQYI; this is encoded by the coding sequence ATGAAAATAGCTGATTTAATGGCATTATTAGACAATCATGTTCCATTCGCAACTGCTGAATCTTGGGATAATGTAGGGTTGTTAATTGGTGATAGTGATGCTGAAGTTACAGGTATTTTAACTGCACTAGATTGTACGTTAGAAGTTGTAAATGAAGCAATAGATAAAGGGCATAATACAATTATTAGTCATCATCCTTTAATATTTAAGGGCCTAACAACGGTAAAAGCTGAAGGATATGGTTTAATTATTCGAAAATTAATCCAACATGATATTAATTTAATTGCAATGCACACAAACTTGGATGTTAATCCAAATGGTGTCAATGTTATGTTAGCAAAAGCCATAGGGTTAAAACACATTAATGTGATTAATAAGCAACAAGAAAATTATTATAAAGTTCAAACATATATCCCAAAGGAAAATGTGCGAAATTTTAAAGATAAATTAAGCGAAAATGGTTTAGCTCAAGAAGGAAATTATGAATACTGTTTTTTCGAAAGTGAAGGACAAGGTCAATTTAAACCTGTTGGTGAAGCAAATCCAACAATAGGTGAATTAAACAATATTGAATATGTGGATGAAATTAAAGTTGAATTCATGATATCAGGAAATCAAAAGCTATTGACTGAAAATTTGATTAAGCAACATCATCCATACGAAACGCCGGTTTATGATTTTATTGAAATGACACAATCATCACAATTTGGCTTAGGAATTATTGCAGAATTAGAAAATGAAATGACTATTGCAAATTTTGCTGCTGAAGTTAAGTTGAAATTAAACATTCCGAGTGTGCGCTTTGTAGGACTACCTAATCAAAAAATTAAACGTATTGCAATCATTGGTGGGTCTGGTATAGGTTATGAATATCAAGCAGCTCAACAAGGAGCAGATATTTTTGTCACAGGTGATATTAAACATCACGATGCGCTAGATGCGAAGATTCAAGGAGTCAATTTATTAGATATTAATCATTATAGTGAGTATGTTATGAAAGAAGGTTTAAAAGTATTACTTCTCAAATGGCTGCCTGCAGCTAATGTAGATATAAATATAGAAGCATCAACAATTAATACAGATCCATTTCAATATATTTAA
- a CDS encoding superoxide dismutase: MAFELPKLPYAFDALEPHFDKETMEIHHDRHHNTYVTKLNAAVEGTDLESKSIEEIVANLDSVPADIQTAVRNNGGGHLNHSLFWELLSPNSEEKGTVVEKIKEQWGSLDEFKKEFADKAAARFGSGWAWLVVNNGQLEIVTTPNQDNPLTEGKTPILGLDVWEHAYYLKYQNKRPDYIGAFWNVVNWEKVDELYNATK; the protein is encoded by the coding sequence ATGGCTTTTGAATTACCAAAATTACCATACGCATTTGATGCATTAGAACCACATTTTGACAAAGAAACTATGGAAATCCACCATGACAGACATCATAACACTTATGTTACGAAATTAAATGCAGCAGTCGAAGGTACAGATTTAGAATCTAAATCTATCGAAGAAATCGTTGCTAATTTAGACAGTGTACCAGCTGATATTCAAACAGCTGTACGTAACAATGGTGGTGGACACTTAAACCATTCATTATTCTGGGAATTACTATCACCAAACTCAGAAGAAAAAGGTACTGTAGTAGAAAAAATTAAAGAACAATGGGGTTCTTTAGATGAATTCAAAAAAGAATTTGCTGACAAAGCAGCTGCACGCTTTGGTTCAGGTTGGGCTTGGTTAGTAGTTAATAATGGCCAGTTAGAAATCGTTACTACACCAAATCAAGATAACCCATTAACAGAAGGTAAAACTCCAATTTTAGGATTAGACGTATGGGAACACGCTTATTACCTAAAATATCAAAACAAACGTCCTGATTATATCGGCGCATTTTGGAATGTTGTTAACTGGGAAAAAGTTGACGAATTATACAATGCTACAAAATAA
- a CDS encoding metal ABC transporter permease, whose amino-acid sequence MIDALLNFDFMRYSLISGILIGFIAPLIGAFIVVRRLSLIADALSHVTLGGISFGMFLLTVMPTLVFINPMWFGILFAIVGALLIEKLRTSYSAYQEIAIPIIMSAGIALSAIFISLADGFNQEIVGLLFGSISAVNISDLTTIIIIAIIVVLFLILFYKELFILSFDEEYSKVIGIPKWIQFLFIVIVAMVISASMRVVGILLVSALITLPIAISMRLTKSFKQLILLSVFLGELSVILGLVLAFYMDISPGGVIVVLLVIILMITMTYQKMRMKFKKGANINEYK is encoded by the coding sequence TTGATAGATGCATTACTAAATTTTGATTTTATGAGGTACTCTTTAATAAGTGGTATCTTGATAGGTTTCATTGCGCCTTTAATTGGTGCTTTTATCGTTGTAAGGCGACTTTCGCTTATCGCTGATGCATTAAGCCATGTAACATTAGGTGGAATATCATTTGGTATGTTTTTATTAACTGTAATGCCGACACTTGTTTTTATTAATCCGATGTGGTTTGGTATATTATTTGCAATTGTTGGTGCATTGTTAATTGAAAAATTAAGAACGTCATATTCAGCATACCAAGAAATAGCAATTCCAATTATTATGAGTGCTGGTATTGCATTGAGCGCAATTTTCATATCGTTAGCTGATGGATTTAATCAAGAAATTGTAGGATTATTGTTTGGTTCTATTAGTGCAGTGAATATAAGTGATTTAACTACGATTATTATTATAGCAATTATCGTTGTGCTGTTTCTTATTCTGTTCTATAAAGAACTGTTTATATTGTCATTTGATGAAGAATACAGTAAAGTCATCGGCATTCCAAAATGGATTCAGTTTTTATTTATTGTTATTGTAGCAATGGTTATTTCAGCCTCAATGCGTGTAGTAGGGATATTGCTAGTGAGTGCGTTAATCACATTACCAATAGCAATAAGTATGCGATTAACTAAAAGTTTTAAACAGTTGATATTATTAAGTGTTTTTCTAGGAGAATTATCAGTTATTTTAGGGTTAGTTTTAGCGTTTTATATGGATATTTCTCCGGGTGGGGTAATTGTAGTATTACTAGTTATTATACTCATGATTACAATGACTTATCAGAAAATGCGAATGAAGTTTAAAAAGGGAGCTAATATCAATGAATACAAATGA
- a CDS encoding peptidoglycan D,D-transpeptidase FtsI family protein, translating into MLKRLKEKSNDEIVQNTINKRINFIFGVIVFIFAVLVLRLGYLQIAQGSHYKQIIKNDENITVNESVPRGRILDRNGKVLVDNASKMAITYTRGRKTTQSEMLDTAEKLSKLIKMDTKKITERDKKDFWIQLHPKKAKALMTKEQSMLADGSIKQDQYDKQLLSKIGKSQLDELSSKDLQVLAIYREMNAGTVLDPQMIKNEDVSEKEYAAVSQQLSKLPGVNTAMDWDRKYPYGDTLRGIFGDVSTPSEGIPKELTEQYLSKGYSRNDRVGKSYLEYQYEDVLRGKKKEMKYTTDKSGKVTSSEVLNPGARGQDLKLTIDIDLQKEVEALLDKQIKKLRSQGAKDMDNAMIVVQNPKNGDILALAGKQINKNGKMTDYDIGTFTSQFAVGSSVKGGTLLAGYQNKAIKVGETMVDEPLHFQGGLTKRSYFNKNGHVSINDKQALMHSSNVYMFKTALKLAGDPYYSGMPLPSDISSPAQKLRKGLNQVGLGVKTGIDLPNETRGQIEPLTNNPGNYLDLSIGQYDTYTPLQLAQYVSTIANDGYRIQPHIGLTIHESTNKDEVGPLKKKITGNVLNKVNNTEKEIKQVQEGFKMAFNEKDGTGYVSFKDTVVPTAGKTGTAEVFQNGEPRVNSTYIGYAPIDDPKLAFSIVYTNQPVPPPWLTGGDLGRDVINYYFKQLGKDDKDKDKDK; encoded by the coding sequence TTGTTAAAAAGACTAAAAGAAAAATCAAATGATGAAATCGTTCAAAATACAATTAATAAAAGAATCAATTTTATATTTGGTGTAATTGTATTTATTTTTGCAGTACTAGTACTACGCTTAGGTTATTTACAAATTGCACAAGGCTCTCATTACAAACAAATCATTAAAAATGATGAAAATATTACTGTAAATGAGTCTGTGCCAAGAGGTCGTATTTTAGATAGAAACGGAAAAGTTTTAGTAGATAATGCGTCTAAAATGGCTATTACATATACTCGCGGTCGTAAAACAACGCAATCAGAAATGTTAGATACGGCTGAAAAGTTATCAAAGCTTATTAAGATGGATACGAAGAAAATTACAGAAAGAGATAAAAAGGATTTTTGGATTCAATTACATCCTAAAAAAGCGAAAGCCCTGATGACAAAAGAACAATCAATGCTAGCTGATGGCAGTATTAAGCAAGACCAATATGATAAACAACTATTATCAAAAATTGGAAAATCACAACTTGATGAACTATCATCAAAGGATTTACAAGTGTTAGCAATTTATCGTGAAATGAATGCAGGTACTGTATTAGATCCACAAATGATAAAAAATGAAGATGTTAGTGAAAAAGAATATGCAGCAGTTTCACAACAACTTTCAAAGTTGCCAGGAGTAAATACTGCTATGGATTGGGATAGAAAATATCCTTATGGAGATACATTAAGAGGTATATTTGGAGATGTTTCTACACCATCAGAAGGTATTCCAAAAGAATTAACGGAACAATATTTATCTAAAGGTTATTCTCGAAATGATCGTGTTGGGAAATCATATTTAGAATACCAGTATGAAGATGTATTACGTGGTAAGAAAAAAGAGATGAAATATACGACGGATAAATCTGGTAAAGTGACATCATCTGAAGTGTTAAATCCAGGTGCTCGTGGTCAAGACTTAAAATTAACAATAGATATTGATTTACAAAAAGAGGTAGAAGCTCTACTTGATAAACAAATTAAGAAACTTCGAAGTCAAGGCGCTAAAGATATGGATAATGCGATGATTGTTGTTCAAAATCCTAAAAATGGGGATATACTTGCTTTGGCAGGAAAACAAATTAATAAAAATGGTAAAATGACTGATTATGATATTGGTACATTTACATCCCAATTTGCAGTCGGATCTTCTGTAAAAGGTGGTACTTTATTAGCTGGTTATCAAAATAAAGCAATTAAAGTTGGGGAGACAATGGTCGATGAACCATTACATTTCCAAGGTGGTTTGACTAAACGATCTTACTTTAATAAAAACGGTCATGTTTCAATTAATGATAAACAAGCATTAATGCATTCATCTAACGTATATATGTTTAAAACAGCACTGAAGTTAGCTGGTGATCCATATTATTCTGGTATGCCTTTACCTTCAGATATAAGTTCTCCTGCACAGAAATTAAGAAAGGGTCTTAACCAAGTAGGTTTAGGTGTTAAAACAGGCATCGATTTACCAAATGAGACACGCGGACAAATTGAACCATTAACTAATAATCCGGGTAATTATCTTGATTTATCAATTGGTCAGTATGATACTTATACACCATTACAATTGGCGCAATATGTTTCAACGATTGCAAATGATGGATATCGAATTCAACCGCATATTGGTTTAACAATTCATGAATCAACTAATAAAGATGAAGTTGGTCCGCTTAAAAAGAAAATCACTGGAAATGTTTTGAATAAAGTTAATAATACCGAAAAAGAAATCAAACAGGTTCAAGAAGGTTTTAAAATGGCATTTAATGAAAAAGATGGTACAGGTTATGTAAGCTTTAAAGATACTGTTGTACCAACTGCTGGTAAAACTGGTACGGCCGAGGTATTCCAAAATGGGGAACCAAGAGTTAACTCAACATATATTGGATATGCTCCGATTGATGATCCGAAACTAGCATTTTCAATTGTCTATACAAATCAACCCGTACCACCACCATGGTTAACTGGTGGAGACCTAGGTAGAGATGTAATTAATTATTATTTCAAACAGCTTGGTAAAGATGATAAAGATAAAGACAAAGATAAATAA
- a CDS encoding Fur family transcriptional regulator, with product MNTNDAIKILKENGLKYTDKRKDMLDIFVKEDKYINAKYIQQVMDENYPGISFDTIYRNLHLFKDLGIIENTELDGEMKFRIACTKHHHHHFICEKCGDTKVIDYCPIDQIKLSLPGVNIHKHKLEVYGICESCQD from the coding sequence ATGAATACAAATGATGCTATTAAAATATTAAAAGAGAACGGTTTGAAATATACAGACAAACGTAAAGATATGTTAGATATTTTCGTTAAAGAAGATAAATATATTAATGCTAAGTATATACAACAAGTTATGGATGAAAATTATCCAGGTATTTCATTTGATACAATATACAGAAATCTACATTTGTTTAAAGATTTAGGGATAATCGAAAATACAGAACTTGATGGTGAAATGAAATTTAGAATTGCGTGTACTAAACATCACCATCATCATTTTATTTGTGAAAAATGTGGAGATACAAAAGTGATAGATTATTGTCCGATTGATCAAATAAAGTTATCACTTCCAGGTGTTAATATTCACAAACATAAACTTGAAGTTTATGGTATATGTGAATCTTGCCAAGACTAA